The genomic region GCGGCCACGATTTCCACGACGCCTGCCAGACCTCCGCAGCGGCGGTGGCTCGGCAGCTGGCGGTGGAGGTAGGGCTGCGCGATCCTCCCGGCCGATAGGAGGAGAGCCGATGAACAACACGACGGCGCGGGCGGCGGAGCGGATCCGCGGGGCCCGGGCCCTGGTCTTCACCGCAGGCGCGGGCATGGGGGTGGACAGCGGCCTGCCCGACTTCCGGGGGCCGGAGGGCTTCTGGCGGGCCTACCCGCCCTTCCGCGCCCTCGGACTCCACTTCGAGGATCTGGCCAACCCCGTATGGTTCGAGCGGGATCCGGCCCTCGCCTGGGGCTTCTACGGCCACCGCCTCGGCCTCTACCGCAGCACCACGCCCCACCGCGGCTTCGCCCTCCTTCGCGCCTGGGCAGCGCGCGCGCCTGCGGGGGCCTTCGTCTTCACCACCAACATCGACGGCCATTTCCAGCGCGCCGGCTTCGCCGACGAGCGGGTGATCGAGTACCACGGCAGCCTCGGCTGGCTGCAGTGCACCAAGGGCTGCGGCGCCGGGATCTTCTCGGCGGCGGGCGTGGAGGTGCGGGTCGATCCGGCCACGTTCCGGGCCATGGGCGCGCTCCCGCGCTGCCCGGGCTGCGGCGCGCTGGCGCGGCCCAACGTGCTCATGTTCGGCGACTGGAGCTGGGAGCAGGAGCGGACCGCCGCCCAGAGCGAGCGGCTCGAGCGGTGGCTCGCAGCGACCGACCCGGCGCAGGTGGTGGTGATCGAATGCGGCGCCGGCACCGCGGTCCCGAGCGCCCGCCGCTTCGGCGAGCGCCTGCAGGCACAGGGCGCCACCCTGGTGCGGATCAACCCGCGGGAGGCAGCGGGACCGGAGGGCACGTTGTCGATCGAGACGGGCGCGAAGGCGGCGCTGGAGGCGCTCGACGGGGCCATCTGAGAAGCCGCCGCTGCGCAAAGAAAAAGGGCCCGGAGGTTCTCTCCGGGCCCTTCGTTCTTGGAGCGGGTGATGGGATTTGAACCCACGACTCCGACCTTGGCAAGGTCGTACTCTACCACTGAGTTACACCCGCAGAAGCAACTCGTCCTGCGCCCCGCGTCGCCGCGGGATGGCTGCCTTATATGGCAACCCGATTGCCCGATCAACAACAATTTCGTGCGTTTCCTGCCGCCGTCGGGCCACCTGCCCGGCAGGGCGCGAGCCTTCGCCGCAGCGACCGCTCACCCTATGAACGCAGAAAGCCCGGAGGGTTGTTCCTCCGGGCTTTCTTCATTTGGAGCGGGTGATGGGATTTGAACCCACGACTCCGACCTTGGCAAGGTCGTACTCTACCACTGAGTTACACCCGCACAATCGCTGCGCCTCGCTGCCCGGCGTCTGCCGTTGCCGTCGAAGCGAGGCGGTTTATAGGGCAGGCGCCGTCCGACCGGCAAGCGAAAAACGACGCCTCCGCTCACTTTCTACGCAGCGTCGCGGGTCGGCGCCGCGGCGCGCTTGGCGGCCTCTTCCTTCTCCGCCACGGCGTCCAGGAACGCGCCGAAATACTGCAGGGCGGAGAAGACCGAGGGCACCAGCGAGAGCACCAGCAGCCACTCGCCGATGAGCTGGAAATCGAAGGGGTAGCTCCGCACCACCAGCAGATCGACCGGGTAGGTGTAGTGCACCAGCACGCCGATGATGCCGCTGAGCTGCAGCGCGGTCTTCCACTTGCCGCCCTGCCCCGCCGCGATCACCAGCCCCTCACCCACCGCGATCTGCCGGAGGCCGGAGACGATCAGCTCGCGCGAGAGGAGCAGGATCACCAGCCAGGCCTCGATCCGGCCCATCTGCGCCAGCATCACCAGCGCCGCCGTCACGATCAGCTTGTCGGCGAGCGGATCCATGAACTTGCCGATGATGCTGACCAGGTTCATCCGCCGGGCGAGCCAGCCATCGACGATGTCGCTCACCGCAGCGAAGGTGAAGAGCGCCGCAGCGAGGAACGAGGAGAAGGGATCCCCTCGCCAGGTGAACCAGAGGAAGACCGGGATCACCAGCACGCGGATGTAGGTGATCAGGTTGGGAAGGTTGACGAGCTCGTCCTTGAGCGACTTGCGGGGTGCCATGGCGGCGCGACCGTAGCACCGCGGCGGGCACGACGCACGTGCCGCAGCCGGGCGCTCCGCTTTTCCGAGCCGGATGCCTCGGCGCGATCAGCCGGCGAGGAGCACGAGGCCCGTGCCCGTGAGCTCGATCCAGGGCACCGCCGGCCCCTCCTCCGCAGCGACGAGGCGGGGCGCCAGGGCGCCGCTCCAGCCGACGAGGCCCGCCGTCGGGAGCGAGAGGCAGCCGTTCTCCACGTGCTCCGCCCGGATCGGACGATCGCTCACCAGGAGCAGATGGCCCTGCGCCGCGAAGCGGACGAGGTGGAGGTCGGTGGCCTGCCCCGGGAGCCTGCCGTTCTCGAAGGCGGCGCCCTCGTCGAAGGCGAAGACCCGCTCCTCGACGAAATAGCCCTCCGCGTCGAGGCGCAGCGGGGTGAAGGTGCGGCCCTCTGCCCGAAAGAGCAGATGGCCGCCGCCGGTGGCCCGCCAGATCTGCTGGGAGCCCGCGCCGAAGAGGCGGTCGATGGCGGCGCCCCGGAAGCGCTTCTGCACCGGAGTCCAGGCTGCCACGCCCCGGGCGGCGACGAGGCCGTCGAGGCGGGTGTGGATCTGGGTGGCGAAGTGGACGGCCGCAGTGCCGGGTGCGAGGCCGAAGGGGCTGCCTTCGGGCCATTCGAGCGCCGTGGCCGCGGCGTAGTCGGTGAGCGCGGGGAAATCGGTGCTGGGATGCGCCGGCATGGCGGCGGGCGCTGCGGCGCCATCCTCCGCCGCAGGGGCAGGAGCCGGCGTCGCCTCGGACGCGACCGGGGCAGCAGGCTCCGGGGCCTGCTGCGGAGCGGGCGCCTCGGCACCAGGCTCGGCAGCGGGAGCAAGGGGCGGCGCTGCGGAAGCCTCGCGCTCCGCGAGCTGCGCCGCCATGCGCTCCGCCATCGCCCGGGCCCCTGCCCGCTCGAAGGCGTCCTGCGCCAGCGCCAGATCCCCGCGCTGCGCGAGCGCCAGGCCGAGGTAATTGAGCGCCTTCTTGTGGCCGGGCGCCTGCGCCACCGCCATCTCGAATTGCGCCGCGGCGACCGCAGCGTCGCCGCGCTTGAGCGCGACCAGGCCGAGGTTCACCCGCAGGGTCGGATCCGCCGGCGTGCGCTCCACCAGCGCCGCGTAGATCGCCTGCGCCTCCTCGAGCCGCCCGAGCCGGAAGAGACAGAGCCCGAGCAGCCCACGGGCGCGGGCGTCTTCAGGTTCGGTGAGGAGGAAGGACTGCAGGCGCGCGAGCGCCCCTTCGAGATCGCCCTGCTCCAGCAGGAGCTCTGCAGCCCGGCGCTCCGGCCGGGCCTCTTCGGCATCATGGGAGCGAAGCGCCGTCTCGTGCATGATCAGGTCCGATCGGCCAGCTGTGCCTTGTACTCCTTGTACAAGCGCATCACCCGCTTCACGTACTCCTGGGTTTCGGCGATGTTGGGGACGCCCCCCGCCCGCTTCACCGCACCGGGGCCGGCGTTGTAGGCGGCGATCACCTTCACCAGGTCCCCCTCGAACTCGTTGGTCAGCACGCGCAGGTAGCGCACGCCGCCGTGGATGTTCTCCCGGGGGTCGAGGATGTCGTCGACGTACATGGTCACGGCGGTCTCGGGCATCAGCTGCATGAGGCCCATCGCCCCTGCGTGCGAGACCGCGTGCGGGTTGAAATTCGATTCCGAGGCGAGCACCGCCCGGGCCAGCTCGATCGGGATCCGATAGCGCTCGCAGGCTTCGCGCAGGTGCTGATCGAAGAGGCTCACGTCGCGGGGCCGCCAGGTGTCGGCGCCGCCGGACGCAGCGGCCGCCTTCGCCGCGGGCTCGTCCTTGCCCTCGAGGACCACGCGCACGCCGCCGCCGCCAATCTTCTCGAAGCGGGCGGGCCCCCGCTTCGGCTTCCCGCCGCCGGTGCGGACGTTGGAGTAGTGGACCACGCCGTCCTTGTCCGTCCAGGAACGGATCTCGTCGGCGGCAGCAGGGGTCGCGACGGAGGCAGCCACGAGGGCGGCGAGCAGGGGGGTGGCGTATCGGCGCATTTTCGTCATCTAGGCTACCACGAAGGCATTTTCGCCCCCAAAAATTCCCCAGCGCTCCGCGCTTGCGACATCCCTGCGCGCCGACTACGGTCCGCCCGAAGCGGGCTGGCGCCTGCAGGCAGGCGTCCCCAACCTGCCCTCCCCAGACCGCAATGCCACCGGCCCGCGCCGTGGCGAGCCGGAGGCCGTTTCGATGGCGGAGCGTTTCGACTACCTGGTCATTGGCGGCGGCGTCGCCGGCCTCACCTTCGCCCTGCGCGCTGCCCGGACGGGCACCGTGGCGGTGCTCACCAAACGGGCCCGCGACGAGAGCAACACCAAGTGGGCGCAGGGCGGGATCGCCGCGGTCCTCGACCCGGACGACTCCTTCGACGCCCACGTGAAGGACACGATCGAGGCCGGCGTGGGCCTCAGCCACCTCGAGACGGTGGAGCTCTGCGTGCGCGAGGCGCCGGAGCGGATCCGGGAGCTGGTCCGCATCGGCGTCGATTTCTCCGAGCGCGCCGCAGGCCAGCTCGACCTCACCCGGGAAGGTGGCCACTCGGCCCGCCGCGTGGTCCACGCCAAGGACCTCACCGGCATGGAGGTGGAGCGGGCGCTCATCGCTGCGTGCGAGGAGCAGCCGAACATCCGCTTCTTCGATCACCACACGGCAATCGACCTGATCCTGTCGGCGCGGGCCGGCCAGCCGGGCCCCAACCGCGCCCTCGGCGCCTGGGTTCTCGACAACCGCACGGGCGACGCGATGACGCTGCTCGCCAAGGTCACCATCCTCGCCACCGGCGGCGCAGGGAAGGTCTACCTCTACACCTCGAATCCCGACGTGGCGACGGGCGACGGCCTCGCCATGGCGTGGCGGGCAGGCGCGGTGGTGGCGAACATGGAGTTCTACCAATTCCACCCCACCTGCCTCTTCCACCCGCAGGCGAAGAGCTTCCTGATCAGCGAGGCGCTCCGCGGCGAAGGCGGCGTCCTCCGGCGCGGCGACGGCACCTCGTTCATGGAGGACTACCACTCGATGGGGAGCCTCGCGCCCCGCGACGTTGTCGCCCGGGCCATCGACGCCGAGATGAAGCGCACCGGCGACGAGTCGGTCTTCCTCGACATGACCCACCTGCCCCGCAGCTTCCTGGTGGATCGCTTCCCGAACATCTACGCCACGTGCAAGGAGTTCGGGATCGACATGGCGGTGCAGCCGATTCCGGTGGTCCCCGCCGCGCACTACCAGTGCGGCGGCATCCTCGTCGACCTGGACGCCCGCACCTCGATCCCCAACCTGCTGGCGATCGGCGAGGTGGCCGCCACCGGCCTCCACGGCGCCAACCGCCTCGCCTCCAATTCGCTGCTCGAGGGGCTCGTCTTCGGCGCCCGCGGCGCGGTCACCGCCCACGAGCTCGCCAGGGAGGCGAAGGAGCCGCCGCGGGTCGACGACTGGAACGTCGGCTCCGCCGTCGAGCCGGAGGAGGCGGTGGTGGTCACCCACAACTGGGACGAGATCCGCCGCCTGATGTGGAATTACGTGGGCATCGTCCGCACGGTGAAGCGGCTGCACCGGGCCCGGGCGCGGCTCGACCTCCTCCGCGAGGAGATCCGCCAGTATTACTGGCAGTACAAGCTCACCACCGACTTCATCGAGGTCCGCAACATCGCCGACGTGGCCCACATGGTGGTGCGCTGCGCGCTGGAGCGGAAGGAGAGCCGCGGCCTCCACTACATCCTCGACTACCCGAAGCGCGACGACGCCCATTGGCGCCGCGACACCGTGATCTCCCGGGCGGGCTGAAAACGGCGCGCGTCACTCGACCGCATCGCGGGGCGCGATCCGCACCCGGACCAGGCCGCGCTCGAGCAGGCCCAGCTCCCTGGCGAGACGCTTCGAGAGATCGACGATGCGGCCCCGGACGAAGGGGCCGCGGTCGTTGACCCTGCACATCGTCGTCTGGCCGGTATCGACCACCTGCACCACCAGCTCGGTGCCGAAGCGGTGGGTCCGGTGGGCGCATGTGGCCGCTTCGCGATCGTAGGGCTGGCCGCTGGCGGTCTTCCTGCCGTGGAGGCTGTCGGCGTAATACGAAGCGATCCCCTCCTGCCAGGGGCTCTTCCGAGCCGGCGTGGCGCCGCTTCCCGCCGTCTCCTGCCGCGTGGTGGCACAGGCGGAGGCGAGGCTGAGGGCGAAGAGGAACGGCAGCAGTCGGCGCATGGTCATCCCGTGGTCGGCGGCGGCGCGGTCACCCAGGGCGGGAGGTGCCGCCGGAGGACCACCCGGTAGGCCGGCTGGTAGTCTCTTCGATATTTTTCACTATGTTCCACCGGCGGCCAAGCGTTCTCTCGCTGTGCGTCGAGGTACGACCGCAGGACCGACGCGTCGCCGCCGGCAGCCGCCCAGGCCGCCGGTGCGCGCTCGAGGCACGCGGCGAGCCGCTCCCGCGCCCCTTCGTCCGGGCTGGCGAGGCTCCGCTCGACCACCACCTGCAGCTCCGCGGCGCTGCCACGGATGAAGCGCCATTTGCGCAGGTTGACGCGAACGGTCCCCTGCACCTCGTCGAGATCCTCGACGATCGGCTCCTGCGCAGCGGGCTCGACCGTTGCGAGGACCGCCTCGAGATCCGGGCCGGTGGCGGTGGGGCCGAGGATCGCCTCCCGCACGAGCAGGTAGATGTCCGCAGGCGCTGCAGCGGGCCTGCGCGCGACCTCGTCGGCGACGAGGCGCATCACGTCCATCCCGCAGCGATCGGGCGCGGGGGCCGGCGACGTCGGCGGCGCCCCGGCGCACGCAGCGAGGAGGAGGCAGCAGAGGATCGCCGCTCGCATCAGCCCGCCCGCAGCGCCGGATCCTGCTTACCCGTCTTGGCGGTGCGATCGAGCACCTGCCGCAGGTGGCGGCTCACCGCGGTGAAGATGCCGCGGAGGAGCTCGGGCCTGTCGGAGACCAGGTCGAGGAAGTCGTGCCGATCCACCGCCAGCACCCGCACCTCGCGGCCCAGGGCCACGGCGCTCACCGGCCGCGGCGCGCCGTCGAGGAGGCTCGATTCGCCGAAGGAATCGCGCACGCCGATCTGCAGCACCTCGACGCCGCCCTTCAGGAACTGGACGCCGCCCTCGAGCACGACATAGAGCGCGTCCCCCGGATCGCCCTCGGAGAAGATCGTCTCGCCTCCGGCGTATTCGCGCTCGCGGGCGATGGCGGCCAGGGCCATGAGATCGTCCACGTCGCAGCGACCGAAGATCTCGACGCCCTCGAGGAAGAAGACCCTCTCGATTTCCCGTGCGTCCATCTCGTCCTCCCCCACGCCTGGCGGCAGTGGCGGGTTCTCGGGCCAGGTGCGGATTGCGGTGTGGATCGCGATCGAGCGCAGTACCTCGTCGCGGGCCACCGCGATCTCGAGGACCCGCGCCGGCGCCCTGGCGGCGACGCCCGGCACCCCACCCCACGGCTCCGGGAGCCGGTGGTAGCGCTCGAGCAGGGGCAGCACCCGCCCCTTGAGCTCGTCGTCGAGGAGGTGGTCGATGAGCTCGATCGCATAGGCGCGCTCCCTGGCGTCGCCGCCGGCGAAGCGGCGCCAGGCCGGCACGATCTTCGAGCCGGGGAGCGTGAGCTGCAGCAGCCGGAAGACCACCTCGAGATTCTGCTGGAGCCTGTCGCCCACCGCGCGCACCAGCGGCGCACCTGCGGGCAGCCCCACCTCGAGATCGCGGTAGAGCGGGAGGTAGTAGTGGTACGCGTCGAGGCGGCGGAGCGTCGCCTCCCGTGCTCGCTGGACGTCGAGTTCGATCGCCGGATGCTCCTCGTGCAACCGCGAGAGGTTCACCGCGATCCGGTAGCGCAGGTAGGCGTGCTCCTGGATGTTGGAGAAGAGCAGCGCCCTGGCGGCAGCTGCGGTGCCGATTCCACGGAGGACGCGGGGCACCTCGAGGCGCAGCGCCAGCGGCCGGTTCCTGTCGTCGAGCAGGGCGGCGAGCTCCGCCACCACCGCGTCGCCGTAGGCGGCGAGGGCGCGGCGGGCGGCGCTGCGCACCGCGCGGTCGCCGAGGAGCACGACGAGCACCGGCACCAGGGGGAGCTCCCGGGTGGCGCCGGCAGCATCGCAGGCGGTGCGGCGAACGAGGGGGCTCGGATCCTCGAGGTAGCGCAGGAGCCGCACCGCGTGGACGGAGGGTCCCAACCTGCCGAGGATCCGCGCCGTCTCCCGGCGCTCCTCCGGCGGCGCGTCCACGTCGTCGAGCCGCCGCAGCAACGCCTGGGTCGCCCGGCCGGTGCGGCCCTCGAGCGGCAGGAGCGCCGCCACCGCTGCGCCGGCGAGGGCGGGATCCTCGCTCGCGAGGAGCGGCGCGAGGACCTGCTCCGCCCGGCGGGGCGAGAGGACGGCGAGGGCCAGCGCCGCCTCCTGCCGGACCTGCGGCGTGTCGCCCTCGATGAGCCGCTCGAGGTGCGGCGCCGCCGGCGTCACCCGGCGCGTCCGGGCGAGGCGGATGGCGGCGAGGCGCACCCGATCGTGCGGGTGGGTAAGGAGCCCGTGCAGGTGGGGCACGGGATCGAAGCGGGGATCCTCCGCGAGGAGTGAAACCGCGGTGAGGAGCCGGACCGGGTCCGTGTCGCGCAGAGAGCGGAGCAGCGCCTGCCGCGCCTCGGCGCTGCGCAGCTGCGTCGGGTGGCGGCCGGTGGCGCGGGCGAGGCGCCGCTCGATGGCGGCCACGTAGAGCTTGCGGGTGCGGGTGAGGACGAGGGCGACGAGCGCCACCACGGCGACCACCGCAGCCACCAGCGCCTCGATGCTGGCGTGGCTGCCGAGCAGGAGCAGGAGCGCGCCGCCAGCGGCGAAGCCGACCTTCTTGGTGACGCCGTCGATCGCCGCGCGGATCTGCGGGCGGATCGCGTCGGGCACCGGGCCGTAGAGGAGCTGGAACGCAGCCGGGTTGAGCGAGAGGCTCCCCGCCGATTCGACCAGGCGCAAGGTGAAGGCCGGGGCGATCCCCGGCACGAAGAGGCAGGCCACCGCTGTGGCCGCGCTGCAGCCCGGGGTTACGAGCAGGTAGCGGAAGATGCCCCAGCGCTCCAGCACCCTGCCCGCGAGGCCGAGCTGGAAGAGCACCGCGACCACGCCCATCCAGAGGTTCAAGGCGCCGAAGAGCGAGGCCATCTCGGCCTCGCCGAGCTCGGCGCCGGCGCGGAGGCGGAAGAGGTAGTCCGCCAGCGCGGTGAGGGTGGCGAGGAGCACCATCAGCGCGGCGAGGGCGCGGGGGTAGCGGTCGCCCTGCAGATAGGCGCGGGCCTGCGAGCGCACCAGCCCGATCGTCGCCGGCGCGGGCTGCTGCTGCACCTCGCTGCCCCGCGTGCGGCGCACGGCCAGCGAGAAGCCGGTGCAGGCGACGAGGAGCACCAGCGCAGGTGGCAGCAGCCCCACCGCACCGAGGCGGGCGCCGAGGAGCTGCGCCATGAGCCCGGCGAGGATCGCGCCGGTCATCCCGGCGGCGCCGAGGATGCCGAAGGTCCGCTTGCTGGCGCGGGCGTCGAAGAGCTCGGAGGCCGCGCTCCAGAAGCGGATCGAGACCAGCGTCGCGAAGGTCTCGCCGAAGAGGTAGAGGGCGATCACCGCCACCGGCAGCCGGAGATGGGCCGCTGCTGCGAGGCCGGCGAGGAGCGCGGTGGCGAGGACGAGGCCTGCCCGGGGCAGGCGCCGGGCCCTGCCCCGATCCGCCAGCGCCGCGAGCCAGGCGGCGCCGCCGGTCGCCAGGGCGGTGGCGATGTAGAGCGGCGGCAACGCCTCGGCCTGGTAACGCGCGACGACGAGCGCGTTCGAGGCGCTCTTCACCAGCACCACCGTCGCCACGAAGGCGAGATGGAAGAGGCTGGCGAGCAGCGTGCGGCGGATTTCGTCCGGTTTCAGCCCGAGGAGGCCGGCGAGGCGCGAGGCGCTATGGTGATCGTGGTCCGACAAGCGGCGCCATCCTACTGGCGAACGCTTCCATAGCCCAGCCCGACGGGCGGCCGAGGTTGTGCCCCGGCGCCTGGCCCCGCGCTACCGGGGGAGGTCGTCGCCTGCGACGGCCCAGGTCGGCGTGGCCCGGCCCACCGCGGAGGTGACCCGGAACTTCAGCTCGCTACCGGGGACCACCACCGGCCTGCCCTGCTGGTCGAGGGCAGGAAAGCGAACCTTGTAGGCGGACCAGAAGGGATTGAGATAGGCGTAGAGCGCCTTGGTGTTGGCGTCGGGCCGCTGGATCTTCTTCACCGCCGCAGGCAGGACCGTGCTGCCGTCCGGCAGCTCGAGCTCGATCCGCCAGATGGTGTCCGGCTCCGCCAGGTTGTCCCAGCGCGACTCCGCCGTGTAGAGGCCGACGAAGATGTCGACGAACTCGGTGGCCTCGACCCGCTCCCGGTGGAGGAGCACCTCCACTTCGTCGCGGGGGAGGCTGAGGAAGTCGGCCACTGCAGCGATCTTCCGCTGCCGGAACGGCCACGATTCCCAGGTGGCGGCGAGGAAGAAGCGCTGGTCGAGGCCGTCGTAATAGGACTTGTACCGCGTGTAGTCCTCGAGCACGTCGTAATAGGCCGCATCGCGCACACGCGGCGCGTCGTCCGCCCGCTGGCTCAGGGCGAAGCCGGGTCGGTTGCTGCACGCCGCGAGGGCGAGCAGCAATGCCAGGGCGGCCGAACGCAGCATCAGACCTCGTCTCCCATGAAGTCGGTGCGGGTGAAGAGCGACTCGAGGCGGTAGCCCCTGGCCTCGAAGGCCTCCCTGCCGCCCTCGAGGCGATCCACCAGGGCGAAGACGCCGGCGACCTGCAGCCCCGCCTCCTCCGCCCGCTCGCAGGCCTTCAGTCCCGATCCGCCGGTGGTCACCACGTCCTCCACGATGGCCACGCGCGTGCCCGCCTGCAAAGGGGGCCCCTCGAGGAAGCGACCGGTGCCGTGGCCTTTCGCCTCCTTGCGGACGATGAAGCCCTGCAGGGGGCGCGCGCCGAGCCAGCTCGCCATCGAGACGGCGGAGGCGATCGGATCGGCGCCGAGGGTGAGGCCGCCCACCGCGGTGACGGTGGGATCGAGGCGGAAGATGCTGTCGAGGAGGAGGCGGCCCACCAGCCAATGCCCCTCCGCGGCGAGGGTCACCCGCTTGCAGTCGATGTAGAAATTCGACTCGCGACCCGAGGCCAGGGTGACCTTGCGCTTCGCGAAGGAGAAGGTGCGGAGGAGGTCGAGGAGGCGGCTCTTGTCCGCTGCGAGGAGGTCGTTCACTTCGTGTCTCCGGGGGCGGGCTCGAGCCAGGTGCCGAGCGCGCGGTAGTACTCAATCTGGTCGGCCACGATGCGGCGCAGGTGCGGTGGGACGTCGTCCCAGGCCTGTGTGAGGGTGGCGAGGTCCTGGGAGAGGATCGAGAGGCGACGGGCGAGGTCCTCGGCGAGCTCGGCGGCGGTGAGGACCCGCTCGGCTGGCGGCGGTGCAGGCGCCGGTGTGCCCAGGGGCATCGCCCCTGGTGGCTCCGCCGGCGGCTCGGCAGCGACGCCGGCCACCTGCCGCTGGCCAGGCCGCGGCACGCCCTCGAAGTCGCTGGTGACGAGGGGCGCCTCCTCCTGCTGCTCCGCTTTGGCCGCGTCTTCGGTGGCAGGCTGCGGCGCTGCCGCTGGTACGGCCGGCGCCTGCGACGCGGGCCCCTCCTCGTCGAGCTCGTCCTCGTCGACGATGCTGCGATCCGGCGGCGGCAGGCCCTGCAGCTGCGCTGCGAGATCCTCGAGGCGTTCCTCCGCGCGCTCGATGGCGCGGGGGATCAGCTCCTCGAGCGCCGGGGTGCTCCAGCCCATCAGCCGGTAGCGCTCCCGCATCTCGAGCAGCTCCTCGCGCTCGAGGGGCCGGTTGTCGAGGGCGTCC from Vulgatibacter sp. harbors:
- a CDS encoding SIR2 family NAD-dependent protein deacylase, whose translation is MNNTTARAAERIRGARALVFTAGAGMGVDSGLPDFRGPEGFWRAYPPFRALGLHFEDLANPVWFERDPALAWGFYGHRLGLYRSTTPHRGFALLRAWAARAPAGAFVFTTNIDGHFQRAGFADERVIEYHGSLGWLQCTKGCGAGIFSAAGVEVRVDPATFRAMGALPRCPGCGALARPNVLMFGDWSWEQERTAAQSERLERWLAATDPAQVVVIECGAGTAVPSARRFGERLQAQGATLVRINPREAAGPEGTLSIETGAKAALEALDGAI
- the pgsA gene encoding CDP-diacylglycerol--glycerol-3-phosphate 3-phosphatidyltransferase, which codes for MAPRKSLKDELVNLPNLITYIRVLVIPVFLWFTWRGDPFSSFLAAALFTFAAVSDIVDGWLARRMNLVSIIGKFMDPLADKLIVTAALVMLAQMGRIEAWLVILLLSRELIVSGLRQIAVGEGLVIAAGQGGKWKTALQLSGIIGVLVHYTYPVDLLVVRSYPFDFQLIGEWLLVLSLVPSVFSALQYFGAFLDAVAEKEEAAKRAAAPTRDAA
- a CDS encoding tetratricopeptide repeat protein; translated protein: MHETALRSHDAEEARPERRAAELLLEQGDLEGALARLQSFLLTEPEDARARGLLGLCLFRLGRLEEAQAIYAALVERTPADPTLRVNLGLVALKRGDAAVAAAQFEMAVAQAPGHKKALNYLGLALAQRGDLALAQDAFERAGARAMAERMAAQLAEREASAAPPLAPAAEPGAEAPAPQQAPEPAAPVASEATPAPAPAAEDGAAAPAAMPAHPSTDFPALTDYAAATALEWPEGSPFGLAPGTAAVHFATQIHTRLDGLVAARGVAAWTPVQKRFRGAAIDRLFGAGSQQIWRATGGGHLLFRAEGRTFTPLRLDAEGYFVEERVFAFDEGAAFENGRLPGQATDLHLVRFAAQGHLLLVSDRPIRAEHVENGCLSLPTAGLVGWSGALAPRLVAAEEGPAVPWIELTGTGLVLLAG
- a CDS encoding lytic transglycosylase domain-containing protein, which encodes MTKMRRYATPLLAALVAASVATPAAADEIRSWTDKDGVVHYSNVRTGGGKPKRGPARFEKIGGGGVRVVLEGKDEPAAKAAAASGGADTWRPRDVSLFDQHLREACERYRIPIELARAVLASESNFNPHAVSHAGAMGLMQLMPETAVTMYVDDILDPRENIHGGVRYLRVLTNEFEGDLVKVIAAYNAGPGAVKRAGGVPNIAETQEYVKRVMRLYKEYKAQLADRT
- the nadB gene encoding L-aspartate oxidase: MAERFDYLVIGGGVAGLTFALRAARTGTVAVLTKRARDESNTKWAQGGIAAVLDPDDSFDAHVKDTIEAGVGLSHLETVELCVREAPERIRELVRIGVDFSERAAGQLDLTREGGHSARRVVHAKDLTGMEVERALIAACEEQPNIRFFDHHTAIDLILSARAGQPGPNRALGAWVLDNRTGDAMTLLAKVTILATGGAGKVYLYTSNPDVATGDGLAMAWRAGAVVANMEFYQFHPTCLFHPQAKSFLISEALRGEGGVLRRGDGTSFMEDYHSMGSLAPRDVVARAIDAEMKRTGDESVFLDMTHLPRSFLVDRFPNIYATCKEFGIDMAVQPIPVVPAAHYQCGGILVDLDARTSIPNLLAIGEVAATGLHGANRLASNSLLEGLVFGARGAVTAHELAREAKEPPRVDDWNVGSAVEPEEAVVVTHNWDEIRRLMWNYVGIVRTVKRLHRARARLDLLREEIRQYYWQYKLTTDFIEVRNIADVAHMVVRCALERKESRGLHYILDYPKRDDAHWRRDTVISRAG
- a CDS encoding septal ring lytic transglycosylase RlpA family protein, with product MRRLLPFLFALSLASACATTRQETAGSGATPARKSPWQEGIASYYADSLHGRKTASGQPYDREAATCAHRTHRFGTELVVQVVDTGQTTMCRVNDRGPFVRGRIVDLSKRLARELGLLERGLVRVRIAPRDAVE
- a CDS encoding cyclic nucleotide-binding domain-containing protein — encoded protein: MSDHDHHSASRLAGLLGLKPDEIRRTLLASLFHLAFVATVVLVKSASNALVVARYQAEALPPLYIATALATGGAAWLAALADRGRARRLPRAGLVLATALLAGLAAAAHLRLPVAVIALYLFGETFATLVSIRFWSAASELFDARASKRTFGILGAAGMTGAILAGLMAQLLGARLGAVGLLPPALVLLVACTGFSLAVRRTRGSEVQQQPAPATIGLVRSQARAYLQGDRYPRALAALMVLLATLTALADYLFRLRAGAELGEAEMASLFGALNLWMGVVAVLFQLGLAGRVLERWGIFRYLLVTPGCSAATAVACLFVPGIAPAFTLRLVESAGSLSLNPAAFQLLYGPVPDAIRPQIRAAIDGVTKKVGFAAGGALLLLLGSHASIEALVAAVVAVVALVALVLTRTRKLYVAAIERRLARATGRHPTQLRSAEARQALLRSLRDTDPVRLLTAVSLLAEDPRFDPVPHLHGLLTHPHDRVRLAAIRLARTRRVTPAAPHLERLIEGDTPQVRQEAALALAVLSPRRAEQVLAPLLASEDPALAGAAVAALLPLEGRTGRATQALLRRLDDVDAPPEERRETARILGRLGPSVHAVRLLRYLEDPSPLVRRTACDAAGATRELPLVPVLVVLLGDRAVRSAARRALAAYGDAVVAELAALLDDRNRPLALRLEVPRVLRGIGTAAAARALLFSNIQEHAYLRYRIAVNLSRLHEEHPAIELDVQRAREATLRRLDAYHYYLPLYRDLEVGLPAGAPLVRAVGDRLQQNLEVVFRLLQLTLPGSKIVPAWRRFAGGDARERAYAIELIDHLLDDELKGRVLPLLERYHRLPEPWGGVPGVAARAPARVLEIAVARDEVLRSIAIHTAIRTWPENPPLPPGVGEDEMDAREIERVFFLEGVEIFGRCDVDDLMALAAIAREREYAGGETIFSEGDPGDALYVVLEGGVQFLKGGVEVLQIGVRDSFGESSLLDGAPRPVSAVALGREVRVLAVDRHDFLDLVSDRPELLRGIFTAVSRHLRQVLDRTAKTGKQDPALRAG
- the pyrE gene encoding orotate phosphoribosyltransferase; the protein is MNDLLAADKSRLLDLLRTFSFAKRKVTLASGRESNFYIDCKRVTLAAEGHWLVGRLLLDSIFRLDPTVTAVGGLTLGADPIASAVSMASWLGARPLQGFIVRKEAKGHGTGRFLEGPPLQAGTRVAIVEDVVTTGGSGLKACERAEEAGLQVAGVFALVDRLEGGREAFEARGYRLESLFTRTDFMGDEV
- a CDS encoding ParB/RepB/Spo0J family partition protein, translated to MARPTPPPRELTYVPLARIGEDTTFRLRQAGDISSLARSIAQAGQLFPIEVRPAGDGFQAITGFRRLAALKLLFRDRVLVRVHENLPDEAAALVAAADALDNRPLEREELLEMRERYRLMGWSTPALEELIPRAIERAEERLEDLAAQLQGLPPPDRSIVDEDELDEEGPASQAPAVPAAAPQPATEDAAKAEQQEEAPLVTSDFEGVPRPGQRQVAGVAAEPPAEPPGAMPLGTPAPAPPPAERVLTAAELAEDLARRLSILSQDLATLTQAWDDVPPHLRRIVADQIEYYRALGTWLEPAPGDTK